A region from the Lutra lutra chromosome 1, mLutLut1.2, whole genome shotgun sequence genome encodes:
- the FILIP1L gene encoding filamin A-interacting protein 1-like isoform X3 has protein sequence MVVDEQQRLTAQLALQRQKIQDLTTSAKETHAKLALAETRVREEEQKATRLEKELQTQTTKSDQNQKTIMAKLTNEDSQNRQLRQKLAALSRQIDELEETNRSLRKAEEELQDIKEKINKGECGNCGIMAEVEELRKRVLEMEGKDEELIKMEEQCRDLNKRLEKETSQSKDFKLEVEKLNKRIMALDKLEDAFNKSKQECYSLKCSLEKERMTTKQLSQELESLKVRIKELEAIESRLEKTEFTLKEDLTKLKTLTVMLVDERKTMSEKLKQTEDKLQAAASQLQMEQNKVATVTEKLIEETKRALKSKTDVEEKMYSVTKERDDLKNKLKAEEEKGNDLLSKVNLLKNRLQSLEAIEKDFLKNKLNQDSSKSTTALHQENNKIKELSQEVERLRLKLKDMKAIEDDLMKTEDEYETLERRYANERDKAQFLSEELEHVKMELEKYKLAEKTESSHEEWLFKRLQEEEAKSGHLSREVDALKEKIHEYMATEDLICHLQGDHLVLQKKLNQQENRNRDLGREIENLTKELERYRHFSKSLRPSLNGRITSDPQVFSKEVQTEVADNEPPDYKSLIPLERAVINGQLYEESEDQNEDPNDEESVLSFKCNSSSPCPVNRKLWIPWMKSKESHPQNGKIQTKPNGNFMQPGDLVLSHTPGQPLHIKVTPDHIQNTATLEITSPTTESPHSYTSTAVIPNCGTPKQRITILQNASITPVKSKTSAEGLMNIEQSMSPITMATFARAQTPESCGSITPERTMSPIQVLAVTGSAGSPEQGRSPEPIEISAKHAIFRVSPDRQSSWQFQRSNSNSSSVITTEDNKIHIHLGSPYMQAVASPVRPASPSTPPQDNRTQGLTNGALNKTTNKVTSSITFTPTATPLPRQSQITIKEVCKQRIPTRIPKPKSTGNTKLFPKAPPGLMDKPSHYTGCGKLHIIRTVTSNNFLHMGGKRTPAAGEEQSTWICFRLRALGRRCV, from the coding sequence ATGGTGGTGGACGAACAACAAAGGCTGACGGCACAGCTTGCCCTTCAAAGACAGAAAATCCAAGACCTAACCACAAGCGCAAAGGAAACACATGCTAAACTAGCCCTCGCTGAAACCCGAGTTCGGGAAGAAGAGCAGAAGGCAACCAGACTAGAGAAAGAACTGCAAACACAGACCACAAAGTCTGACCAGAACCAAAAAACAATTATGGCAAAGCTCACCAATGAGGATAGTCAAAATCGTCAGCTTCGACAAAAGCTGGCAGCACTCAGCCGGCAAATTGATGAGTTAGAAGAGACAAACAGGTCTTTACGAAAAGCAGAAGAGGAGCTgcaagatataaaagaaaaaatcaataagggaGAATGTGGAAACTGTGGTATCATGGCTGAGGTGGAGGAGCTCAGGAAACGTGTgctagaaatggaagggaaggatGAAGAACTCATAAAAATGGAGGAGCAGTGCAGAGATCTCAATAAGAGGCTCGAAAAGGAAACATCACAGAGTAAAGACTTCAAACTTGAGGTTGAAAAACTCAATAAAAGAATTATGGCTCTGGACAAATTAGAAGATGCCttcaacaaaagcaaacaagaatGTTACTCTCTGAAATGcagtttagaaaaagaaaggatgaccACAAAGCAGTTGTCTCAAGAACTGGAGAGTTTAAAAGTAAGAATCAAAGAGCTAGAAGCCATTGAAAGTCGGCTGGAAAAGACAGAATTCACCCTAAAAGAGGACTTAACTAAACTGAAAACATTAACTGTGATGCTGGTAgatgaaaggaaaacaatgagtgaaaaattaaagcaaactGAAGATAAGTTACAAGCTGCTGCTTCTCAGCTTCAAATGGAGCAAAATAAAGTAGCAACAGTTACTGAGAAGTTAATTGAGGAAACAAAAAGGGCACTGAAGTCCAAAACTGATGTGGAAGAAAAAATGTACAGTGTCACCAAGGAGAGAGATGATCTAAAGAACAAACTgaaagcagaagaagagaaaggaaatgatctCCTATCCAAAGTTAATCTGTTGAAAAACAGGCTTCAATCTTTGGAAGCAATTGAGAAAGATttcctaaaaaacaaattaaatcaagATTCTAGTAAGTCCACAACAGCATTACACCAAGAAAACAATAAGATTAAAGAACTCTCTCAAGAAGTGGAAAGACTGAGACTGAAGTTAAAGGATATGAAAGCCATTGAGGATGACCTTATGAAAACAGAAGATGAGTATGAGACTCTAGAACGAAGGTATGCTAATGAGCGAGATAAAGCTCAATTTTTATCTGAAGAGCTGGAACATGTTAAAATGGAACTTGAAAAGTACAAGTTAGCAGAAAAGACAGAGTCCAGCCATGAAGAGTGGCTTTTCAAACGGCTTCAAGAAGAAGAAGCGAAATCAGGGCACCTCTCAAGAGAAGTAGATGCACTGAAAGAGAAAATTCATGAATACATGGCAACTGAGGACCTCATATGTCATCTCCAGGGAGATCATTTGGTTCTACAAAAGAAACtcaatcaacaagaaaacaggaaCAGAGATTTAGGAAGAGAGATTGAAAACCTCACTAAAGAGTTAGAGAGGTACCGGCATTTTAGTAAGAGTCTCAGGCCTAGTCTCAATGGAAGAATCACCTCTGACCCTCAAGTATTTTCTAAAGAAGTTCAGACAGAAGTGGCAGACAATGAGCCGCCCGATTACAAGAGTCTCATTCCTCTGGAACGAGCAGTCATCAATGGTCAGTTGTATGAAGAGAGTGAGGACCAGAACGAGGACCCTAATGATGAGGAATCCGTGTTGTCCTTCAAATGCAATTCATCTTCTCCCTGTCCTGTTAACAGGAAGCTATGGATTCCTTGGATGAAATCGAAGGAGAGCCATCCtcagaatggaaaaatacaaactaaaCCCAATGGCAATTTCATGCAACCTGGCGATCTAGTCCTAAGCCACACGCCTGGGCAGCCACTTCATATAAAAGTTACTCCAGACCATATCCAAAATACAGCCACTCTTGAAATCACAAGTCCGACTACAGAGAGTCCTCACTCTTACACAAGCACTGCAGTGATACCAAACTGTGGCACCCCAAAGCAAAGGATAACCATCCTCCAAAATGCCTCCATAACACCGGTGAAATCCAAAACTTCTGCTGAAGGCCTCATGAATATAGAGCAAAGTATGTCCCCAATTACTATGGCAACCTTTGCCAGAGCGCAGACCCCAGAGTCTTGTGGTTCTATAACTCCAGAAAGGACAATGTCACCTATTCAGGTTTTGGCTGTGACTGGTTCAGCAGGCTCTCCTGAGCAGGGACGTTCCCCAGAGCCAATAGAAATCAGTGCCAAGCATGCAATTTTCAGAGTCTCCCCTGACCGGCAGTCATCGTGGCAGTTTCAACGTTCAAACAGCAACAGTTCAAGTGTGATAACTACTGAGGATAATAAAATCCACATTCACTTAGGAAGTCCTTACATGCAAGCCGTAGCCAGCCCCGTGAGACCTGCCAGCCCTTCAACGCCACCACAGGATAACCGAACTCAAGGCTTAACTAATGGGGCACTAAACAAAACAACCAATAAAGTCACCAGCAGTATTACTTTTACACCAACAGCCACACCTCTTCCTCGACAATCACAAATTACA